A part of Desulfovibrio inopinatus DSM 10711 genomic DNA contains:
- a CDS encoding glycosyltransferase, translated as MSSVLLWLCGLSIVVLGVLFANGRRHVLQGMDWSWPSREWSNPPAVAMSIPLTGNSPEMRKALATLLDQDYPALRYVFVTKDETDPATALVAELIAGRDDAELIHSGPATTCGQKNHNQLAAVAHLGTWPEIFVFCDSTHDAPRYLVSCLVAPIVEGKAVLTSGYHRIIPRDFSVATMGMLFSTLAIHLLQSFRFLSQPWGGAMAVTRRVFEEHDVAQVWSTNIVDDFSMGPHLLKKGIRCLGVADAALKTSFSSKGMKAWDDWLTRQLFYLKFCTPVEWVLGIFLVVAFSGPVVLSLLCLFAGMFGVASTGTVDAALVSLVSTASIGAIYRVLAPVPIPMFRWLLGFYTILIMVGWCYLRTWTTNIMAWRGIAYRVGFGGVVKEIFHTSPRE; from the coding sequence TTGAGCAGTGTTCTTCTTTGGCTTTGTGGACTCAGTATTGTCGTTCTTGGTGTTCTTTTTGCCAACGGCCGACGGCATGTACTCCAAGGCATGGATTGGTCTTGGCCCAGCCGAGAATGGAGCAATCCTCCGGCTGTGGCAATGAGCATCCCGTTAACCGGAAATTCGCCCGAAATGCGCAAGGCACTGGCGACGCTTCTTGACCAGGACTATCCTGCTTTGCGATATGTTTTCGTTACCAAAGACGAAACCGATCCGGCAACTGCACTTGTTGCCGAATTGATCGCCGGTCGTGATGATGCGGAACTCATCCACAGTGGACCGGCAACGACATGTGGTCAGAAAAATCACAACCAGCTCGCCGCTGTGGCTCATTTAGGAACGTGGCCCGAAATATTTGTCTTTTGCGACAGTACCCACGATGCACCACGGTATCTTGTTTCATGCCTTGTCGCTCCTATCGTCGAAGGAAAGGCCGTGTTGACAAGCGGATACCACCGTATCATTCCGCGTGACTTCTCGGTCGCAACGATGGGCATGTTGTTTTCCACATTGGCTATTCATCTTTTGCAGTCGTTCCGCTTTCTGAGTCAACCCTGGGGTGGCGCTATGGCGGTGACACGACGCGTTTTCGAAGAACACGACGTGGCACAAGTGTGGTCGACCAATATTGTCGATGATTTTTCCATGGGGCCGCATTTGTTGAAAAAAGGCATTCGCTGTCTCGGCGTGGCCGATGCGGCGTTGAAGACCTCGTTTTCCAGTAAAGGCATGAAAGCATGGGATGACTGGCTGACGCGGCAACTTTTTTATCTGAAGTTTTGCACGCCAGTGGAGTGGGTGCTCGGCATTTTTTTGGTTGTGGCGTTTAGTGGGCCGGTCGTTCTGTCTCTGCTGTGTCTTTTTGCCGGAATGTTCGGTGTTGCTTCAACCGGTACGGTTGACGCCGCCCTCGTCAGCCTCGTCTCAACCGCCAGCATAGGAGCTATATACCGCGTTCTTGCTCCTGTTCCGATTCCGATGTTTCGTTGGCTTCTTGGATTTTATACGATTTTGATCATGGTTGGTTGGTGCTATCTTCGAACATGGACAACCAACATTATGGCGTGGCGCGGCATTGCATACCGTGTCGGCTTTGGCGGCGTGGTCAAAGAAATTTTTCATACTTCACCGCGAGAATGA
- a CDS encoding formate dehydrogenase accessory protein FdhE, which translates to MSRDPQREARLIEKKIAGLRGRGFFPKELLDLIEEAMRLQRDASEHVHIPEISREVLAPADTTVQGAPLLVRERFIYDEDNVNTLFDELLALALRSWGPLADGANHISSALASGRLVKRDIFSAYLTADETFFAPWRHELDNAPMLLDFLAETSLVPSLAACAAKVAVHIPTEHEWNYGHCPVCGQHPLIADLRGKEGQRYLTCSFCRHEYRAKRLACVFCGEEKTEKLQYFSSKDEPGYQVHVCESCKHYLKTADFREYDRSSIPVLDDLESLTLDILARNKGYGRPTLSAWGF; encoded by the coding sequence ATGTCCCGAGATCCACAACGAGAAGCCCGGTTGATCGAGAAGAAGATTGCAGGCTTACGGGGGCGTGGTTTTTTCCCCAAAGAGCTACTCGACCTCATTGAAGAGGCTATGCGACTTCAGCGTGATGCGTCTGAGCACGTGCATATACCCGAAATCTCTCGTGAGGTTTTGGCTCCAGCCGATACGACAGTCCAAGGTGCTCCGCTTCTCGTTCGAGAGCGTTTTATCTATGACGAAGATAACGTCAATACGTTGTTTGACGAATTGCTTGCGTTGGCTTTGCGTTCGTGGGGGCCTCTTGCCGACGGGGCAAACCATATATCCTCCGCGTTGGCCTCGGGCAGGTTGGTAAAGCGGGATATTTTTTCGGCGTATCTTACGGCCGATGAAACATTTTTTGCACCGTGGCGTCACGAGTTGGACAATGCCCCTATGTTACTGGATTTTTTGGCCGAGACGTCTCTCGTTCCGAGTCTTGCGGCCTGCGCAGCAAAGGTAGCCGTACATATTCCGACTGAACATGAATGGAATTATGGGCATTGTCCTGTCTGCGGACAGCATCCTCTCATTGCAGATCTGCGAGGCAAGGAAGGGCAACGGTATCTGACCTGTTCTTTTTGTCGCCACGAGTATCGCGCCAAGCGTTTGGCGTGTGTGTTCTGTGGAGAGGAAAAAACAGAGAAATTACAATATTTCAGTTCGAAAGATGAGCCGGGGTATCAGGTTCATGTGTGCGAGAGTTGTAAGCACTATCTCAAGACCGCCGACTTCCGGGAGTATGACCGATCCAGTATACCTGTCCTTGACGATCTTGAATCGTTAACCCTCGATATTTTGGCGCGCAACAAGGGGTATGGGCGTCCAACGCTTTCAGCCTGGGGTTTTTGA
- a CDS encoding formate dehydrogenase accessory sulfurtransferase FdhD codes for MNGPGPQQFICRQFKNGAWRSIEDDISPEIRVRIIRLEEPGAELWAYPHDLEALALGHAANEWARPGMRPVIVGREANTFHVELVDVPRKELGVPTMPVFNGAEVLSAMRTFMAYAGLWDGTGCFHRAGAYSPEEGIFVAMAEDIGRHNCLDRLTGMALQHNFDLGTHILFVTARMTASLLAKARQCGFAVVISRSAVTTASVEAAMTNGVTLIGFCRDTENRFTVFNDSLGAISS; via the coding sequence ATGAACGGTCCTGGTCCACAACAATTCATCTGTCGTCAGTTCAAGAACGGAGCGTGGCGCTCCATTGAGGACGATATCAGTCCGGAAATCCGGGTTCGTATTATCCGCTTGGAGGAACCCGGAGCAGAATTGTGGGCCTACCCGCATGACCTCGAGGCATTGGCCTTGGGGCACGCAGCGAATGAGTGGGCGCGTCCCGGTATGCGGCCTGTCATTGTTGGCCGGGAAGCCAACACCTTTCATGTTGAACTGGTCGACGTTCCTCGCAAAGAGCTAGGTGTGCCGACAATGCCTGTGTTCAATGGCGCAGAAGTGCTTTCGGCCATGCGAACATTCATGGCCTATGCAGGTTTGTGGGATGGTACGGGGTGTTTCCATCGAGCTGGAGCATATTCGCCAGAGGAGGGTATATTTGTGGCCATGGCTGAGGATATCGGCCGCCACAATTGTCTGGATCGACTCACAGGAATGGCACTCCAACACAACTTCGACCTCGGTACGCATATTCTTTTTGTCACGGCGAGGATGACAGCCAGTCTTCTTGCCAAAGCACGGCAATGTGGCTTTGCCGTTGTCATCAGTCGGTCGGCCGTCACCACAGCCTCGGTGGAAGCGGCCATGACGAATGGGGTGACGCTCATTGGATTTTGTCGCGATACCGAAAATCGCTTTACGGTTTTTAACGATAGTCTTGGAGCGATTTCCTCATGA
- a CDS encoding transposase: protein MASLPASNFVLPSVDLCGLFEDDASAYTFFSALCREKDGFKCPKCSHDKVYDLASGRRRCASCKYTFHEFSRRFINVGALSFSDWAKLLRYYAEEDTANRMAPKLQLAYNTVYKAVTTLRFAILAQAMDAPQFLSGGFGSELGFEGGRIKHNTGRERLSPIPVFGLIERNGRIFIDLLPQLEALSVFHFNYNFSLKLVRMGNLIYTDRYQRYDALIFCGDDSLPYHCIRKYRHKAFVDEQSGGFWHFARARLARYNGVTPRRFPLYIKELEFRYNHQDKELFPLLAQALCSLVPNYD from the coding sequence ATGGCGTCATTGCCTGCTTCGAATTTTGTTTTACCCTCTGTGGACCTCTGCGGTCTTTTTGAAGATGATGCATCGGCATACACTTTTTTTTCGGCATTATGTCGTGAGAAAGATGGCTTTAAGTGCCCGAAGTGTAGTCATGACAAAGTGTATGACCTTGCGTCGGGCCGACGGCGTTGTGCATCGTGTAAATATACATTTCATGAATTTTCTCGACGATTTATCAACGTTGGTGCCTTGTCGTTTTCCGATTGGGCCAAACTGTTGCGGTATTATGCCGAAGAAGACACCGCCAATCGCATGGCGCCGAAGTTGCAGCTCGCGTATAATACGGTCTACAAGGCTGTAACCACGCTTCGTTTTGCCATATTGGCTCAAGCGATGGACGCACCACAATTTTTATCTGGTGGCTTCGGAAGTGAACTTGGCTTCGAAGGCGGTCGGATAAAACACAACACAGGACGCGAGCGACTTTCACCCATTCCGGTCTTCGGGCTTATTGAGCGAAATGGGCGAATTTTTATTGACCTTTTACCTCAACTTGAAGCGTTGAGCGTTTTTCATTTCAACTATAATTTTTCCCTCAAGCTCGTCCGAATGGGGAATCTTATTTATACTGATCGATACCAGCGGTATGATGCTTTGATTTTCTGTGGTGATGATTCTCTGCCGTATCATTGTATTCGAAAGTATCGACATAAAGCATTTGTCGATGAACAATCAGGCGGTTTCTGGCATTTCGCCAGAGCACGTCTTGCTCGCTACAATGGCGTGACTCCACGTCGATTTCCTTTATATATTAAAGAATTAGAATTTCGCTACAATCATCAGGATAAGGAATTGTTTCCACTGTTGGCGCAAGCTCTTTGCAGTCTTGTTCCAAACTATGACTAA
- the mobA gene encoding molybdenum cofactor guanylyltransferase: MMLIADGHIRQPITGIVLAGGKSTRLGQDKAVIRFMGQTLLERAISLVSQLSERVIVVGRDPSIHGLETEWLPDDITGRGPAAGIMTALRYTQGAVLVISCDLPFLNEKILSKLLAERVHIRRHECMTTYCQVETGFIESLVAVYEYSALPLLEDAVGKNLNKISRIIPEFRRRHIMYSKDEAMPFFNINYPADLAVMQKLEGVS, from the coding sequence ATGATGCTGATTGCCGACGGTCATATACGGCAGCCCATCACAGGCATTGTTTTAGCGGGGGGTAAAAGCACCCGGCTAGGGCAAGATAAAGCTGTCATTCGTTTTATGGGACAGACGCTTCTTGAGCGAGCAATTTCTTTGGTTTCGCAATTGAGCGAGCGGGTCATTGTCGTAGGGCGCGATCCTTCCATACATGGGTTGGAGACGGAGTGGTTGCCCGACGATATTACCGGGCGTGGCCCGGCTGCAGGCATCATGACCGCCTTGCGTTATACGCAGGGAGCCGTCTTGGTTATTTCGTGCGACCTGCCATTTTTGAATGAAAAAATCCTTTCCAAACTGCTCGCCGAGAGGGTACATATTCGGCGACATGAATGCATGACCACCTATTGCCAAGTGGAGACTGGATTCATAGAATCTCTGGTGGCCGTCTATGAGTATTCCGCCCTCCCCCTGCTTGAAGACGCCGTTGGAAAGAATTTAAATAAAATCAGCCGTATCATTCCCGAGTTCCGACGTCGGCACATTATGTATTCGAAGGATGAAGCTATGCCTTTCTTCAATATCAACTACCCGGCAGATCTCGCGGTGATGCAAAAATTGGAGGGCGTATCATGA
- a CDS encoding sigma-54-dependent transcriptional regulator, protein MTRILLIDDDPLFAASLRRQLSGLGYTVEHAETLQAGFHIAQAGFDIIFLDVGLPDGSGLDAVEALRSPVNAPEIIIMTGKGDPDGAALAISSGVWDYLEKPFSLDKMRLCLTRALEYRTQHRSQPDRPRERHGIVGNAPALLACLDRLAEAGWSDAPVLLFGETGTGKELFAHALHRISSRSSLPFVVVDCAAIPDNLLESELFGHTRGAFTGASVSRTGLVGLADKGTLFLDEIGELPLSGQKTFLRVLQEKRYRPLGGQTEVNSNFRLIAATNQRLETMVRSGHFRRDLLYRLAGVVIELPCLRDRMEDIPELVRHRLAEHARQRRATVKQVAADLFDTLSVHSWPGNVRELFAVVDQAVLRATNEPTLFARHLPDWLRTKAIRARLTQQPAPQNLDAPDPIKVYRDAMDKAYLMRLMQHTGHNVSRAAEIAGLSRQRLHVLLKYHDL, encoded by the coding sequence ATGACACGGATTCTCCTTATTGACGACGATCCACTTTTCGCCGCATCGCTGAGACGACAACTGTCCGGACTCGGATACACAGTTGAGCACGCCGAGACTTTGCAAGCCGGCTTCCATATAGCCCAAGCCGGTTTCGATATTATTTTTCTTGATGTCGGACTTCCGGACGGCAGCGGCCTTGATGCCGTGGAAGCGTTACGCTCTCCGGTCAATGCCCCGGAAATTATCATTATGACAGGGAAAGGCGACCCGGATGGAGCCGCTCTGGCAATTTCGAGTGGTGTATGGGACTACCTGGAAAAACCATTTTCTCTGGATAAAATGCGGTTATGCCTTACTCGAGCACTAGAATACCGGACGCAACACCGCAGTCAACCGGATCGCCCGCGAGAACGACATGGCATTGTCGGGAATGCACCGGCTCTGCTTGCATGTTTGGATCGTCTTGCAGAAGCAGGATGGAGCGATGCACCGGTTTTACTTTTCGGCGAAACCGGAACAGGGAAAGAATTATTCGCTCACGCGTTGCACCGCATCAGTTCCCGCTCTTCATTGCCCTTTGTTGTCGTGGATTGTGCTGCCATTCCAGACAATCTCCTTGAAAGTGAGCTTTTCGGTCACACACGTGGCGCGTTTACCGGAGCGTCCGTCTCCCGTACCGGACTCGTTGGGCTCGCTGACAAAGGAACCCTTTTTCTCGATGAAATCGGCGAATTACCTCTCTCAGGACAAAAAACGTTTTTACGGGTGTTGCAGGAAAAACGTTACCGCCCTCTTGGAGGCCAGACAGAAGTCAACAGCAATTTCAGACTGATTGCCGCCACGAATCAACGTCTTGAAACCATGGTACGGTCCGGACACTTCCGTAGGGATCTTTTATATCGATTGGCCGGCGTAGTCATCGAACTCCCCTGTCTCCGTGATCGTATGGAAGATATTCCAGAACTTGTCCGGCATCGTTTAGCCGAACATGCACGACAACGCAGAGCAACAGTCAAACAGGTCGCCGCAGACCTCTTTGACACGCTCAGCGTTCATAGTTGGCCCGGCAACGTTCGCGAATTGTTTGCTGTCGTTGACCAGGCGGTTCTCCGCGCAACCAACGAGCCAACCCTATTCGCTCGCCACTTGCCCGACTGGCTGAGAACAAAGGCCATTCGTGCACGTCTGACGCAACAGCCTGCACCGCAAAACCTCGATGCTCCAGATCCTATCAAGGTATACCGCGATGCCATGGACAAAGCGTATCTCATGCGCCTTATGCAACACACCGGGCATAACGTATCACGTGCCGCTGAAATTGCCGGTCTATCGCGTCAGCGACTCCATGTCCTGCTCAAATATCACGACCTGTGA
- the moaA gene encoding GTP 3',8-cyclase MoaA produces the protein MTSLPHGRLNDSYGRSVNYIRLSVTDRCNLRCLYCFNKENAYYIPHPKILSYEEMTRVVRICERLGVNKVRLTGGEPLVRKNFLHFVEMLKESSPSVALRLTTNATLLADKLDALKDLGLMRLNISLDTLDRDKFQSITGRDFLPRVLTAVDRAVSKGFRVKINAVALKGVNDGELFDFINLARNFPIDVRYIEFMPMGGCSRWSFENFWSANDILASAKSMADLVPASTESAESRGPAKMYEIKGGLGRFGLITPLSHHFCRTCNRLRLTSDGKLRTCLFSDKEYRLRSLLRSPRINDDMIAKVIAKANTRKPLGFEILDKRGRSPVAQKQMSSIGG, from the coding sequence ATGACGAGTCTGCCCCACGGCCGCCTCAACGATTCTTATGGCCGTTCCGTCAATTACATCCGTTTGTCTGTGACCGACCGCTGCAATTTGCGCTGTCTCTACTGTTTCAATAAAGAGAACGCATATTATATTCCTCACCCCAAGATCCTTTCCTATGAAGAGATGACTCGTGTCGTTCGCATCTGTGAACGTCTTGGAGTCAATAAAGTGCGTTTGACCGGGGGGGAACCGCTGGTTCGGAAGAATTTTCTCCACTTTGTGGAAATGTTGAAAGAATCGAGTCCTTCGGTGGCTCTCCGATTGACCACCAATGCGACGCTGCTCGCCGACAAGCTTGATGCATTGAAAGATCTTGGACTCATGCGGCTGAATATTTCGCTGGATACGTTGGACCGTGACAAATTTCAGTCCATCACGGGCCGGGATTTTCTGCCGCGTGTCCTGACTGCTGTAGATCGAGCCGTTTCAAAAGGCTTTCGAGTGAAAATCAATGCCGTGGCGTTGAAAGGCGTCAATGACGGTGAATTGTTCGATTTCATTAATCTTGCCCGTAATTTCCCCATTGATGTTCGCTACATAGAATTCATGCCTATGGGGGGGTGCTCACGGTGGAGCTTTGAAAATTTTTGGTCAGCTAATGATATTCTGGCCTCGGCAAAAAGCATGGCCGATCTCGTGCCGGCATCAACGGAGTCTGCTGAATCTCGTGGTCCGGCGAAAATGTATGAAATTAAAGGCGGGCTTGGACGCTTCGGTCTTATTACACCTCTCTCTCACCACTTCTGTCGAACCTGCAATCGACTCCGTTTGACAAGCGACGGAAAACTGCGGACCTGCCTGTTTTCGGATAAGGAATACCGATTGAGATCGCTTTTGCGTTCTCCCCGAATAAACGACGATATGATCGCGAAGGTTATTGCCAAAGCTAATACGCGGAAACCGCTTGGCTTTGAGATATTGGACAAGCGTGGTCGGAGTCCGGTTGCACAAAAGCAGATGTCATCCATCGGTGGGTAG
- a CDS encoding PAS domain-containing hybrid sensor histidine kinase/response regulator, with product MTAIVDKEHLIRVASTSFESELFHGNPCEGRFLTEIIGNDAYRCVRQSIEACFESSFVNPSHAPWFCGLTTQAGIKIDARVFALTTDSKTIHRAVLSLRHSTRACKLDALSREHEELFTRLFRESRSIMLLLDPNSGLIIDANTAACEFYGKPLHELCLMPFLALAEADMEDTRFVAATSAAPAAPIRKAYEGQHRRADGLLRDVETVFSPIRLGGKDLLNALVRDVTEVQRQQVRNAYLASLVADTQDGIIGKDLQGNIMSWNKGAQAIYGYNEAEILGKNISVLVPGHRQVHLKDLHNKVSKGEYVDRYETERIHKNGNQISISLKLSPIRGHNQNIIGISAVVRDITARKQAEEHMKRLAAAVDQAAEGIFILNPDWKIEYVNPAFSQITGFGPDETIGRTPKFLLNENDTASRAIKQAAYDEITWSGRLRAKKKDNTLYYADATVSPIKDDMGQTVNRVCLLRDVTREVALEQQLRHAQKMEAMGTLAGGIAHDFNNILAAILVNAETALLLSQQSQTIIVECLQDIVTGSLRGADLVKNILTFCRRTEEERQPLVLQSILKEALKLLRAATPATIRLKTMFDAENACVQADPTQIHQLVMNLCTNAIQSMTPKGGELTVSLCRENTTLVLSVTDAGCGIAPEYLSRVFDPFFTTKKAGEGTGLGLAIVHGIVTSHSGAISIESQPSQGTCVVVRFPIIENTLTPTPAEQPHVTTEPARILVVDDEVPIAESLTRALGLLGHTVTGVNSAFEAESMFTHAPHEYDLIITDHSMPGKSGLDLAQSILAKRPDIPVILCTGYEDLVNHEDARNVGVSAILNKPLTMTELGTTIAANVVKSPVHSPQIL from the coding sequence ATGACGGCCATTGTCGACAAGGAGCATCTCATACGAGTCGCTTCGACATCATTTGAATCAGAATTATTCCATGGTAACCCATGTGAAGGACGGTTTCTCACTGAGATCATTGGTAATGACGCCTACCGTTGTGTACGTCAAAGTATTGAAGCCTGTTTCGAGTCTTCTTTTGTTAACCCGTCGCATGCTCCATGGTTCTGTGGCTTGACGACGCAAGCTGGTATCAAAATTGATGCACGTGTTTTTGCTCTCACGACAGACAGTAAAACCATTCATCGCGCTGTTCTGAGTCTGCGCCACAGCACCCGAGCATGTAAACTTGATGCATTAAGCCGCGAGCATGAAGAACTCTTCACTCGGCTCTTCCGGGAAAGCCGATCTATCATGTTACTGCTTGACCCGAATTCCGGCCTTATCATCGACGCGAATACCGCAGCATGTGAGTTCTATGGAAAGCCTTTGCACGAACTCTGCCTGATGCCTTTTCTCGCGTTAGCCGAAGCCGATATGGAAGACACCCGTTTTGTTGCCGCCACCTCTGCTGCTCCCGCCGCTCCGATTCGCAAAGCCTACGAGGGACAACATCGACGAGCCGATGGGTTACTTCGTGATGTGGAAACCGTCTTCAGCCCCATTCGTCTTGGCGGTAAGGACCTCCTCAACGCACTTGTTCGCGATGTGACCGAAGTGCAGCGACAACAGGTCCGCAATGCCTATCTCGCCTCTCTTGTTGCCGATACGCAGGATGGTATCATTGGGAAAGACTTGCAGGGCAATATCATGAGCTGGAACAAAGGGGCGCAGGCCATTTATGGCTACAACGAAGCCGAGATCCTCGGAAAGAACATCAGTGTTCTCGTCCCCGGCCACCGCCAAGTACACCTCAAGGACCTTCACAACAAGGTAAGCAAGGGAGAATATGTCGATCGGTATGAAACCGAACGCATTCACAAGAACGGAAACCAGATCTCGATTTCCTTGAAGCTTTCGCCAATACGAGGGCACAATCAAAATATCATCGGTATTTCAGCCGTCGTTCGTGACATTACAGCCCGTAAACAAGCCGAAGAACATATGAAGCGGCTCGCCGCCGCAGTGGATCAGGCGGCCGAAGGCATTTTCATTTTGAATCCCGACTGGAAGATTGAATACGTCAACCCGGCGTTTTCTCAAATCACCGGATTTGGCCCGGACGAAACGATTGGGCGCACACCGAAATTTCTTTTGAATGAAAACGACACGGCATCACGCGCCATCAAGCAAGCGGCATACGATGAAATAACGTGGTCTGGACGACTCCGCGCAAAGAAAAAAGACAACACCTTATATTATGCCGATGCCACAGTGTCGCCGATCAAAGACGATATGGGACAAACCGTCAATCGAGTCTGTTTACTCCGCGATGTCACACGAGAAGTCGCATTGGAGCAGCAACTTCGCCATGCTCAGAAAATGGAAGCCATGGGCACATTAGCGGGCGGTATTGCACACGATTTCAACAATATTTTAGCAGCCATTCTCGTCAACGCCGAAACCGCATTGCTTTTAAGTCAACAAAGCCAAACGATCATTGTCGAATGCTTACAGGATATCGTCACCGGCAGCCTACGAGGTGCTGATCTGGTAAAAAACATACTGACCTTTTGCCGACGAACAGAGGAAGAACGGCAGCCTTTGGTTCTTCAATCCATCCTCAAAGAAGCCCTCAAGCTCCTTCGCGCTGCCACTCCCGCGACGATCCGTCTCAAAACCATGTTTGATGCCGAAAATGCATGTGTTCAAGCTGATCCTACGCAAATTCATCAACTTGTCATGAACCTCTGTACAAACGCCATCCAATCAATGACGCCGAAAGGAGGAGAACTCACAGTGTCGTTATGCCGAGAGAACACCACCCTTGTCCTCTCCGTTACCGACGCAGGGTGTGGCATTGCTCCGGAATACCTCTCACGAGTTTTCGACCCCTTTTTCACCACAAAAAAAGCTGGCGAGGGAACAGGATTAGGGTTGGCCATTGTCCACGGTATCGTGACATCACATTCCGGCGCTATTTCCATTGAATCACAGCCATCTCAGGGGACATGTGTTGTCGTTCGCTTTCCTATTATCGAAAATACACTCACCCCAACACCTGCCGAGCAACCTCACGTCACCACGGAACCCGCGCGCATTTTGGTTGTCGACGATGAAGTCCCCATTGCAGAATCTTTGACGCGTGCTCTCGGTCTTCTCGGGCACACGGTTACTGGTGTCAACTCAGCATTTGAGGCCGAATCCATGTTTACGCACGCACCGCATGAATACGATCTGATTATCACCGACCACTCCATGCCCGGCAAGTCAGGTCTTGATCTTGCCCAAAGCATCCTTGCAAAACGGCCGGATATTCCCGTTATTCTCTGTACGGGGTATGAGGATCTCGTCAACCACGAGGATGCTCGAAATGTTGGTGTCTCTGCCATCCTCAATAAACCACTCACCATGACCGAGCTGGGGACAACGATTGCAGCCAACGTTGTAAAAAGCCCCGTCCATTCCCCGCAAATACTATGA